The Leishmania panamensis strain MHOM/PA/94/PSC-1 chromosome 32 sequence genome window below encodes:
- a CDS encoding phosphatidate cytidylyltransferase-like protein (TriTrypDB/GeneDB-style sysID: LpmP.32.3010), with product MTGEGTATVPSAKASPACNLIGLTNIQMRTVTICIAGPAVIAFGAYSLYCATLLACFAMFICGIEWNGVKRHLKVALLMSMGNAATSTSQSPHIEGEPLYPEVYALPVVPITLYNVLKHLGWVLLSSAAYIGEEAFLLMLEFYFLVFVVVTLVAHNRLKLNAEHALERLCQQLSFCLQSSSRGVVGHVGRCGGVFTAAAALNAGPDLSLANQRETKEALVAKAQRDYFLLTELQMIAERQPAEQLLDFCLDIFGMLWIAGLTTPLCVYHITNVGLPWAASTLISNFVNDIFALVVGRSLKALRERYGRIYDVTSEDPPASGAANQPGKRPLTEASRLMRVLLRSPHPLYPDISPNKSVEGAAAGVVMNAVSFAGLMFWFYRTLFAAPAPNIVNPAYQSVALWLLLGVIMGVLGVCGDLLQSLLKRAARLKDTGVIIPGHGGLLDRVDGMLLVFPFMHCALRIIMRLSSDL from the coding sequence ATGACCGGCGAAGGGACGGCCACGGTGCCATCTGCCAAGGCGAGCCCGGCTTGCAACCTGATCGGCCTCACCAACATTCAAATGCGAACGGTCACTATCTGCATTGCTGGTCCCGCTGTCATCGCCTTTGGCGCCTACTCGTTGTATTGTGCAACACTGCTCGCCTGCTTCGCCATGTTCATATGCGGCATCGAGTGGAACGGAGTTAAGCGCCACCTCAAGGTGGCACTGCTCATGTCAATGGGAAATGCAGCGACGTCAACGTCGCAATCGCCTCACATCGAAGGGGAACCACTCTACCCCGAGGTGTACGCCCTGCCAGTGGTCCCCATCACCCTCTACAACGTTCTGAAGCACCTAGGctgggtgctgctgtcgtctgCTGCCTACATTGGCGAGGAGGCGTTTCTTTTGATGCTCGAGTTCTACTTCCTCGTCTTCGTCGTTGTGACGCTAGTGGCGCATAATCGTCTGAAGCTCAATGCGGAGCACGCGCTGGAGCGTCTGTGCCAGCAGCTATCCTTCTGCTTGCAGAGCAGCTCACGGGGGGTGGTCGGCCACGTTGGTAGATGCGGTGGTGTCTtcaccgccgcggcagcacttAATGCTGGGCCGGACCTCTCTCTGGCAAAccaaagagagacgaaggaAGCGCTGGTGGCCAAGGCACAGCGTGACTACTTTCTCTTGACAGAACTGCAGATGATTGCAGAGCGGCAGCCAGCGGAGCAGCTCCTTGATTTCTGCCTCGACATTTTTGGCATGTTGTGGATTGCTGGTCTCACTacccctctttgtgtgtaCCACATCACGAACGTCGGCTTGCCGTGGGCTGCCTCAACGTTAATTAGCAACTTCGTGAACGACATTTTCGCCCTGGTGGTGGGGCGCAGCCTCAAAGCGCTGCGAGAGCGATACGGGCGGATCTACGACGTAACTAGCGAGGATCCACCAGCCAGTGGAGCGGCGAACCAGCCGGGGAAGCGACCGCTAACGGAGGCGAGTAGGCTCAtgcgggtgctgctgcgcagcccaCACCCGCTCTATCCTGACATCAGCCCGAACAAGTCAGTggaaggtgctgcggcaggcgtGGTCATGAATGCAGTGAGCTTTGCTGGCCTCATGTTCTGGTTTTACCGGACGTTGTTtgctgcaccggcgccaAACATTGTGAACCCCGCATACCAGAGCGTTGCTCTGTGGCTACTTCTCGGCGTCATCATGGGCGTGCTCGGCGTGTGCGGGGATCTACTGCAGTCCCTGCTGAAGCGTGCTGCGCGCTTGAAGGATACTGGCGTCATTATCCCCGGACATGGTGGCCTGCTGGATCGTGTGGACGGTATGTTACTTGTGTTTCCGTTCATGCACTGTGCCCTGCGTATCATAATGAGACTATCCAGCGACTTGTGA
- a CDS encoding hypothetical protein (TriTrypDB/GeneDB-style sysID: LpmP.32.3020): protein MPSVAAMLSSSDHRENKFLSDHGTRSSSRADAVAAVSRSPTSPRASSFPDEGAVVMQSCDRHSPFTTDPTSPWLNCRSATTTSLDADDEADEQSPVNTSESAATPSPLAALALDYGHRQRTAIDSCQDTSQYVANCTGEVADVNPTTDTDQYVLERQQSTMPTDSAASGTNGSAAVQTVVRRRSTKRSPSFSSALLKLGGSGTMPCSTAASFPGVPPLSAKACASSVQSTSAATCGPSGEVATATRAPAASVASTDSVFPSQTYSLRADSDAIMNRSDSPSPPALTSLATATAKLLDSFPALHTSSVPLSPLGTELRLSSRTAVELQHFGCCVFFFPAPFVSWLFPLAGHVAISNAEGSRLFTFEASYYVREEKLVSVLDCVLREEVLEPRTTSLLREASPLGSRVELSQLPVTTTSRSPTSSQQLGASVMSDASASDAALTSPSDTSAGALLQCSATSSVFSSRCSARPPRRAGRQRSAAGASASGHAHTQCVRIWDLKPLLMESRGRRTRRTPSCFTTQGGKQAAVVLWERLQGLLQPSEISTSPVQGAATAGASTSTTSSLIRRTSNMKHRYTSGYHSDDADGIRSAPGMSSSSGEEEGGEYELLDAETARFYNRNLNATIRLFRGSADGSINSPDVVLQHHSSFSFVGFVLEACGVGSQGKPSSTVSAPKPPVKDEASGGNAVTPPKPSGDTNGPATAPASDDAVPGESLSSEEEIHWGVMKLLFHVSVFGKWHRGKRRLWRVVHGGSITSATILWVAIIALAYHYFELLFF from the coding sequence ATGCCGAGCGTGGCCGCCATGCTTTCCTCTTCCGATCATAGGGAGAACAAGTTCCTAAGCGACCATGGAACCCGCTCATCGAGCAGAGCAGACGCGGTGGCCGCTGTGTCCCGTTCACCCACGAGCCCGCGtgcttcttccttccctgATGAGGGTGCAGTGGTGATGCAAAGCTGCGATCGCCACTCTCCTTTTACGACGGACCCGACGTCGCCGTGGCTAAACTGCCgcagtgccaccaccacaagtCTAGACGCCGACGACGAAGCCGACGAGCAATCTCCAGTGAACACGTCAGAATctgcggcgacgccgtcgcccTTGGCGGCACTTGCGTTGGACTACGGTCACCGCCAGCGGACGGCAATTGACAGCTGCCAGGACACGTCTCAGTACGTGGCAAACTGCACGGGCGAGGTTGCTGATGTGAATCCTACAACGGACACGGATCAATATGTGCttgagcggcagcagtcaACCATGCCCACCGACTCCGCTGCATCGGGAACGAATGGgagtgcagctgtgcagacCGTTGTGCGGCGGAGATCTACGAAGCGAAGTCCCTCCTTCAGCTCGGCTCTCCTCAAGCTGGGAGGCAGTGGTACCATGCCCTGCTCGACAGCGGCTTCCTTTCCCGGAGTTCCACCCCTCTCCGCGAAAGCTTGCGCTTCATCTGTACAGTCCACTAGTGCTGCCACGTGCGGCCCCTCTGGCGAAGTGGCCACAGCCACACGTGCTCCTGCTGCAAGTGTGGCGTCTACTGACTCAGTGTTTCCCTCTCAGACATACAGCCTGCGCGCCGACAGCGATGCCATCATGAATAGAAGTGACTCCCCAAGCCCGCCGGCGCTGACTTCACttgcgacagcgacggccAAGTTGCTGGACAGCTTCCCAGCCTTGCACACCTCTAGTGTGCCACTGTCTCCGTTGGGCACGGAACTTCGGCTGTCCTCGCGgacggcggtggagctgcagcacttcggctgctgcgtcttcttcttccccgcCCCGTTTGTGTCATGGCTGTTTCCGCTGGCGGGTCACGTGGCCATCAGCAATGCTGAAGGATCACGACTGTTCACGTTCGAGGCGTCTTACTATGTCCGGGAGGAGAAACTGGTGTCGGTGCTGGAttgtgtgctgcgcgaggaagTGCTGGAGCCGCGCACCACCTCGCTGCTACGGGAAGCTTCGCCCTTAGGGAGCCGAGTAGAGCTATCCCAGCTCCCCGTTACGACCACTTCGCGATCCCCGACGTCGTCACAGCAGCTGGGGGCGTCAGTGATGAGCGACGCCTCAGCTTCAGACGCCGCCTTGACGTCGCCCTCCGATACGAGTGCAGGGGCACTGCTACAGTGCAGCGCGACAAGCTCGGTGTTTTCCTCCCGCTGTAGCGCACGCCCACCGCGGCGCGCGGGGCGACAAAGGTCAGCGGCTGGCGCATCAGCTTCCGGCCACGCGCACACTCAGTGCGTCCGCATCTGGGATCTGAAGCCACTGCTGATGGAGAGTCGCGGACGTCGCACCCGTCGTACGCCGTCCTGTTTCACCACTCAGGGCGGTAAGCAGGCTGCTGTAGTGCTCTGGGAGCGCTTGCAAGGGTTACTGCAACCGTCAGAGATCTCCACATCCCCGGTGCAgggagcagcgacggcaggcGCCTCCACAAGTACAACATCGTCGCTCATTCGCCGAACGTCGAACATGAAGCATCGGTACACGTCAGGCTATCACAGTGACGATGCAGACGGCATCCGTTCAGCTCCCggcatgagcagcagcagtggcgaggaggagggaggggagtaCGAGCTGCTGGACGCAGAGACAGCTCGATTCTACAACAGGAATCTAAACGCCACAATTCGCCTCTTccgtggcagcgctgacggCAGCATCAACTCGCCCGATgttgtgctgcagcaccacagctccttctctttcgtgGGCTTCGTGCTGGAGGCgtgtggtgtggggagccagGGAAAGCCGAGCAGCACTGTCTCCGCTCCGAAGCCTCCCGTGAAGGACGAAGCTAGCGGTGGAAATGCAGTTACACCCCCAAAGCCTTCTGGTGACACGAACGGACCGGCGACCGCTCCCGCATCTGATGACGCTGTGCCCGGCGAGAGCCTTAGCTCTGAAGAGGAAATTCACTGGGGTGTCATGAAGCTACTTTTCCACGTGTCCGTCTTTGGCAAGTGGCATCGTGGTAAGCGACGACTGTGGCGCGTGgtgcacggcggcagcatcacAAGTGCTACCATTCTCTGGGTGGCGATCATTGCCTTGGCGTACCACTATTTCGAACTTCTGTTCTTTTGA